One segment of Asaia bogorensis NBRC 16594 DNA contains the following:
- a CDS encoding nucleotidyltransferase family protein: MTLPALVLAGSRDGAQDPLARLGKVGHKALLPVGGRPMIDRVLSTLEQTDGIGPVSVSIEDHAALRTLERPFTCLPTASGPSGSVALALEALGTPLLITTADHPLLRPSWITAFVREANQSDCDLAVGVALKATIVRDVPHTRRTYIRLRDMTFSGCNLFLMRTPKARAVVTLWQSLERDRKRPLKMARTLGYGILLRALLGRLSSTALVARFSQLTGAKVALIPIDDGRAAVDVDKPQDLELVEMLLARSA, from the coding sequence GTGACACTACCCGCGCTGGTTCTTGCAGGCTCACGCGACGGAGCGCAGGACCCGCTCGCCCGGCTTGGAAAGGTCGGGCACAAGGCCCTGCTGCCGGTCGGCGGTCGCCCCATGATCGACCGCGTGCTGAGCACCCTCGAACAGACAGACGGGATCGGCCCTGTTTCCGTCAGCATCGAGGATCACGCAGCCCTACGGACACTCGAACGTCCCTTCACCTGCCTGCCCACTGCAAGCGGCCCGAGCGGCAGTGTCGCGCTGGCGCTCGAGGCGCTCGGCACACCGCTCCTGATCACGACGGCAGATCATCCGCTGCTGCGCCCTTCCTGGATCACCGCCTTTGTGCGGGAGGCCAATCAAAGCGATTGTGATCTGGCTGTTGGCGTCGCCCTGAAGGCGACAATCGTGCGCGATGTCCCCCATACCAGACGCACCTATATACGTTTGCGTGACATGACGTTCTCAGGCTGCAATCTGTTCCTGATGCGCACGCCAAAGGCGCGTGCCGTCGTCACATTGTGGCAAAGCCTGGAACGCGACCGCAAACGCCCGCTCAAAATGGCGCGCACATTAGGCTACGGCATCCTCCTGCGAGCATTATTGGGCCGCCTGTCCAGCACGGCCCTCGTGGCCCGTTTCAGCCAACTGACCGGTGCAAAGGTCGCGCTGATCCCAATCGATGACGGTCGTGCCGCTGTCGATGTGGACAAGCCGCAGGATCTCGAACTGGTCGAAATGCTGCTGGCCCGATCCGCTTGA
- a CDS encoding lipid-binding SYLF domain-containing protein has protein sequence MVSFPCRLVASTVLLASGLSALPAMAASKQQALVDRATLAVQDIFQGTNPNSRAQRYLAKARAVMVCPSVFRMSIVFGGAGGGCLLLSRDARGSWSDPAFYTLSSASMGIQLGVESSELMFFVMSDRGLQALLDSQFKFSAGASASFANMGSGIESGSAGASNTDILALQKSSGLFAGASLGGSKLTIDSSSNRAFYNQPVGPEDIVISMRVNNTGADPLRRVLMQVVQQQGSTPATGSAAATGPATTSSAGSSPYPANYDSRKSYASQSHGAIKSESLAAPK, from the coding sequence ATGGTTTCTTTTCCCTGCCGACTCGTCGCCTCGACGGTACTTCTGGCATCGGGCCTGAGCGCCCTGCCTGCCATGGCCGCATCGAAGCAGCAGGCGCTGGTCGATCGGGCAACGCTGGCTGTTCAGGACATTTTTCAGGGGACCAACCCCAATTCGCGGGCGCAGCGTTATCTGGCCAAGGCCCGCGCTGTGATGGTCTGCCCATCGGTCTTTCGCATGTCGATCGTATTTGGCGGCGCAGGTGGCGGCTGCCTTCTGCTCTCGCGCGATGCACGCGGCTCATGGTCCGACCCTGCTTTCTACACGCTGAGTTCGGCCTCGATGGGCATTCAGCTTGGGGTCGAAAGCTCGGAGCTGATGTTCTTCGTCATGTCTGATCGTGGCTTGCAGGCCCTGCTCGACAGCCAGTTCAAGTTCAGCGCAGGGGCCTCGGCCTCATTTGCCAATATGGGCAGTGGCATCGAGAGTGGCTCAGCAGGCGCTTCGAACACCGATATCCTTGCCTTGCAAAAATCCTCCGGGCTGTTTGCCGGGGCCTCGCTGGGGGGCTCGAAACTGACAATCGACAGCAGCTCGAACCGCGCCTTCTATAACCAGCCAGTCGGCCCCGAGGATATCGTCATCTCAATGCGGGTGAACAATACGGGGGCCGATCCCTTGCGCCGCGTTCTGATGCAGGTGGTCCAGCAGCAAGGCAGCACGCCCGCCACCGGTAGCGCCGCAGCGACAGGCCCGGCAACCACCAGCAGCGCTGGCAGCAGCCCCTACCCGGCCAACTATGACAGCCGCAAATCCTATGCCAGCCAGTCACACGGCGCGATCAAGAGCGAGTCTCTCGCTGCACCGAAATAA
- the fabF gene encoding beta-ketoacyl-ACP synthase II yields MMANLSAMKERRVVVTGMGLVTPLAVGVEQTWQRLIAGQTGIGRITCFDPSDLPAHVAGEVPEGPTAEGGLTLSDWVPTKDQKKMDRFIHLGMAAAIQAVEDSGWKPETEEDRCATGVMIGSGIGGLQTIYDASLTVASGKARRLSPFFIPSALINLISGHVSIRYGFKGPNHSAVTACATGVHAIGDATRLIMLGDADVMIAGGAEAAVCPLGIAGFSSARALSTGFNDTPEKASRPWDRDRDGFVMGEGSGIVVLEEYEHAKARGAKIYGEIIGYGLSGDAHHITAPAEGHEGAFRAMKAALRSAGITPADIDYVNAHGTSTMADDLELDAVERMFGDDAKHVAMSSTKSATGHLLGAAGSVEAMFSMLAIRDNVAPPTLNLDNPARESVIDRVAHEAQQRKINIALSNSFGFGGTNASLIVKGV; encoded by the coding sequence ATGATGGCAAACCTGTCGGCAATGAAAGAAAGACGCGTTGTCGTCACCGGTATGGGGCTCGTTACGCCTCTGGCAGTGGGCGTGGAACAGACCTGGCAGCGTCTTATCGCCGGACAGACCGGCATTGGCCGTATCACCTGCTTCGACCCAAGCGATCTTCCCGCCCATGTGGCTGGCGAAGTGCCCGAGGGCCCGACGGCAGAAGGCGGTCTGACGCTCTCCGACTGGGTCCCGACGAAGGACCAGAAAAAGATGGATCGCTTCATCCATCTTGGCATGGCGGCTGCCATTCAGGCTGTTGAGGATTCAGGCTGGAAGCCGGAAACCGAGGAAGATCGCTGCGCCACGGGCGTGATGATCGGCTCGGGCATCGGTGGTCTGCAGACCATCTATGACGCCTCCCTGACCGTTGCGAGCGGCAAGGCCCGTCGCCTGTCGCCCTTCTTCATCCCCTCGGCGCTGATCAATCTGATCTCGGGCCATGTCTCGATTCGTTATGGCTTCAAGGGCCCGAACCACTCGGCCGTCACCGCCTGTGCGACCGGTGTGCATGCCATTGGCGATGCCACACGTCTCATCATGCTGGGTGATGCCGATGTGATGATTGCCGGTGGCGCCGAGGCCGCCGTCTGCCCGCTCGGTATTGCCGGGTTCTCTTCTGCCCGTGCGCTCTCCACCGGGTTCAACGATACGCCCGAAAAGGCATCGCGCCCCTGGGATCGTGACCGTGACGGTTTTGTCATGGGCGAGGGCTCGGGCATTGTCGTGCTCGAGGAATACGAGCACGCCAAGGCACGCGGCGCCAAGATCTACGGTGAGATCATCGGCTACGGCCTGTCCGGCGATGCCCATCACATCACGGCACCGGCGGAAGGGCATGAAGGCGCTTTCCGTGCCATGAAGGCTGCGCTGCGTTCTGCGGGGATTACCCCGGCCGATATCGACTACGTCAACGCCCACGGAACATCGACCATGGCCGATGACCTCGAGCTTGATGCGGTTGAGCGCATGTTCGGCGATGACGCAAAGCATGTTGCGATGTCCTCCACCAAATCCGCTACCGGGCATCTGCTCGGCGCTGCCGGCTCGGTAGAGGCCATGTTCTCCATGCTTGCCATACGTGACAACGTAGCCCCCCCGACGCTGAACCTCGACAACCCCGCGCGTGAGAGCGTCATTGACCGCGTGGCGCACGAGGCCCAGCAGCGCAAGATCAACATTGCCCTGTCCAACAGCTTCGGCTTTGGCGGGACCAATGCCAGCCTGATCGTCAAGGGCGTCTAA
- the mltG gene encoding endolytic transglycosylase MltG codes for MKRVILALVLLLLLSTAGAAALIWHQVTQPGPLQAATDHVVPHGATAHITHDLAQAGIISPGTLPELSFRLAARATASHGALHAAELHFPAQASMLDVLYVLRHGQPVRHFLTIPEGRTARQIAIILQQAPFLTGEVPPLREGAILPQTVAYERDTSRARLVSRLETLMSETLARVWAGRDPSIGLTSPEQLLILASIVERETGIAAERPKVARVFLNRLTQGMKLQSDPTAIYDLSDGLGTLDYALTHDELHQAGPHNTYVIDGLPPGPICSPGLAALDAVAHPASGDMLYFVADGTGGHGFSHDLHEHNQRVETLKALRGTVKAASPQAAPARHDGRGAGEPSQHRH; via the coding sequence ATGAAGCGTGTCATTCTCGCCCTTGTCCTGCTTCTGCTCCTTTCCACGGCAGGAGCGGCTGCACTGATCTGGCATCAGGTCACGCAGCCCGGTCCCTTGCAGGCCGCTACCGATCATGTCGTCCCGCATGGCGCAACAGCCCATATCACCCATGATCTGGCGCAGGCCGGGATTATCTCGCCCGGAACACTACCCGAACTGAGTTTCCGTCTTGCCGCCCGGGCAACGGCGTCTCATGGGGCCCTGCATGCCGCTGAGCTGCATTTCCCGGCGCAGGCCTCGATGCTCGACGTGCTCTATGTGTTACGTCATGGGCAGCCAGTCCGGCATTTTCTGACCATCCCGGAGGGGCGTACAGCGCGGCAGATCGCGATAATTCTTCAACAGGCCCCGTTTCTGACGGGAGAGGTGCCGCCGCTGCGTGAAGGCGCAATCCTGCCCCAGACGGTCGCCTATGAACGCGATACATCACGCGCCCGTCTTGTCAGCCGTCTGGAAACGCTCATGAGTGAGACGCTCGCCCGTGTATGGGCAGGGCGTGATCCTTCCATCGGTCTGACATCGCCTGAACAGCTTCTCATTCTGGCCTCGATTGTCGAGCGCGAGACGGGTATTGCGGCTGAGCGACCCAAAGTGGCTCGCGTATTTCTCAATCGCCTGACGCAGGGGATGAAACTGCAATCCGACCCTACAGCCATCTACGATCTGAGCGATGGGCTGGGCACGCTCGACTACGCCTTGACCCATGATGAGCTTCATCAAGCGGGGCCGCATAATACCTACGTCATTGATGGTCTGCCTCCCGGTCCAATCTGTTCACCGGGGCTTGCTGCGCTTGATGCGGTCGCCCATCCGGCGAGCGGGGATATGCTCTACTTCGTCGCAGATGGCACAGGCGGCCACGGCTTTTCGCATGACTTGCACGAGCATAACCAGCGTGTTGAAACGCTCAAAGCCCTGCGCGGAACCGTCAAAGCCGCGTCACCTCAAGCTGCGCCGGCGCGGCACGATGGTCGTGGCGCCGGAGAGCCGTCTCAACATCGGCATTGA
- a CDS encoding glycosyltransferase family 4 protein, translating to MKIAYVINSVEGGGAALPVPAITQVMRDQGHEVIVLALTRRDGRAIRPMIQAGLTVHVREGGRKDHLAALTWLDREIGEQRPDLIWTSLTRATLLGQLVGLRRRIRVASWQHSARLKPANARLLRLMRGLSRLWIADSTCVELETEKKLGLGADRLTCWPIFRASSDFPRAVPWSEAGPIRIGSLGRLHPVKGYDVLCAAVKLLGKIEGLPEYEVHIAGEGEERDRLAALIARDRLPIVLDGYNADPRQFLATLHLYVQPSQWEGLCLAAHEALLCGVPVIASEAGELPHTITQSCGRIVPPNDPETLALALAGLLREPGQLAAMGETGRARVLSRFDAASFDRRGAEILARLESTL from the coding sequence ATGAAAATTGCCTATGTCATCAATTCGGTCGAGGGGGGCGGCGCCGCCTTGCCGGTCCCGGCCATCACGCAGGTCATGCGCGATCAGGGTCACGAGGTTATCGTGCTTGCCCTCACCCGCCGCGATGGCCGCGCCATCAGGCCCATGATTCAGGCTGGACTGACCGTGCATGTCCGTGAAGGCGGCAGGAAGGACCATCTGGCCGCCCTTACCTGGCTTGATCGCGAGATTGGCGAGCAGCGACCCGACCTCATCTGGACCTCCCTCACACGCGCAACCCTCCTCGGGCAGCTCGTCGGGTTAAGGCGTCGTATCCGGGTGGCAAGCTGGCAACACTCCGCGCGGCTCAAACCCGCCAATGCACGGCTTTTGCGGCTCATGCGCGGGCTGTCCCGTCTGTGGATTGCCGATTCCACCTGCGTCGAACTCGAAACCGAGAAGAAACTAGGGCTTGGCGCCGATCGACTCACCTGCTGGCCTATCTTTCGGGCAAGCAGCGACTTCCCACGCGCCGTACCGTGGTCGGAAGCCGGCCCCATACGGATCGGCTCACTGGGGCGCCTCCATCCGGTCAAGGGCTATGACGTGCTCTGTGCAGCCGTGAAGCTGCTCGGCAAAATCGAGGGCCTGCCGGAATACGAGGTTCATATCGCCGGCGAGGGCGAGGAGCGTGATCGCCTGGCGGCCCTTATCGCCCGTGACAGGCTGCCGATCGTCCTGGACGGCTATAACGCTGACCCGAGGCAGTTTCTGGCAACCCTGCACCTCTATGTGCAGCCCTCACAATGGGAGGGGCTGTGCCTTGCGGCGCATGAGGCGCTGCTTTGCGGCGTGCCGGTCATCGCCTCCGAGGCTGGTGAATTGCCGCATACGATCACGCAATCCTGCGGCCGGATCGTTCCCCCGAACGACCCGGAGACGCTGGCGCTGGCGCTGGCCGGGTTGCTGCGTGAACCCGGCCAGTTGGCTGCGATGGGCGAAACCGGTCGGGCCCGTGTTCTCTCGCGTTTCGATGCGGCCTCTTTCGATCGACGGGGCGCCGAGATTCTAGCGCGACTCGAAAGCACTCTGTGA
- a CDS encoding sterol desaturase family protein, with protein MSLPHLWMAYLTYPTILLYFALILTSAAAALWFGPKAAPTLITIVLVVGIYPFAWYAIHRFILHGRWLYRNPLTASLWKRVHFDHHQDPHLLDVLFGSPLNTIPTIAIIVMPIGWAIGGISTAFAALSTGLVMTCIYEFFHCIQHLAYKPRWNWVAKIKQLHVLHHFHDEDGNYGITNYAADRLFGSFYKDARARPRSAHVFDLGYDLEEAQRYPWVMKHTGAPPKQRPDGARRGSAAS; from the coding sequence ATGAGTCTGCCCCATCTCTGGATGGCCTATCTCACCTACCCCACCATTCTGCTCTATTTCGCGCTCATTCTGACTTCAGCTGCCGCCGCGCTCTGGTTTGGTCCGAAGGCTGCACCGACGCTGATCACCATCGTTCTGGTGGTGGGCATCTACCCGTTTGCCTGGTACGCCATCCATCGCTTCATCCTTCATGGACGCTGGCTGTATCGCAATCCGCTGACTGCCTCGCTTTGGAAACGCGTCCATTTCGACCATCATCAGGATCCCCATCTCCTTGATGTGCTGTTTGGCTCACCGCTCAACACGATCCCGACCATCGCCATCATTGTCATGCCTATCGGCTGGGCCATCGGCGGTATCAGCACGGCATTTGCCGCGCTCTCCACGGGCCTGGTCATGACCTGCATCTATGAGTTCTTTCACTGCATCCAGCATCTGGCCTACAAGCCGCGCTGGAACTGGGTTGCGAAAATCAAGCAGCTGCATGTCCTGCATCACTTCCATGATGAGGACGGCAATTACGGCATCACGAACTATGCTGCCGATCGCCTGTTCGGAAGCTTCTACAAGGACGCCCGCGCCCGCCCCCGCAGTGCTCATGTATTCGACCTCGGCTATGACCTTGAGGAGGCACAGCGCTATCCCTGGGTGATGAAGCACACGGGCGCCCCGCCCAAGCAGCGCCCCGACGGCGCCCGGCGTGGCAGCGCCGCCTCGTGA
- a CDS encoding inositol monophosphatase family protein: MSVTHSSDSDTNLERMIAQRLEVARAVVADAAALAMAMRPPPGGPTGTTKGMQDYVTEADMAVEALVSRRLETLFPEDGFMGEEGGRHRQGGLTWVIDPIDGTSNYARGRERWCVSLGLMHGDVPVAGVINAPALGEIYTAQRGVGAWMNGRKLVASPVTDPKSAMVEMGWSAKVSPETYARHAQAFLELGIAPRTGACGALALADVASGRCDGYLEIAINLWDVAAALVLLEESGARVSPFLRDGGLTGARPILATAPGVAEAVAQAAGMELL, encoded by the coding sequence ATGAGCGTTACCCATTCGAGTGATTCCGACACGAATCTCGAGCGCATGATTGCGCAGCGTCTGGAAGTCGCCCGTGCGGTTGTTGCCGATGCCGCCGCCCTTGCCATGGCCATGCGCCCCCCACCGGGCGGCCCGACCGGCACCACCAAGGGTATGCAGGATTACGTAACCGAGGCCGATATGGCGGTAGAGGCACTCGTCTCCCGTCGTCTGGAAACGCTCTTCCCCGAAGACGGCTTCATGGGAGAGGAAGGCGGTCGACACAGACAGGGCGGCCTGACCTGGGTGATCGACCCGATTGACGGCACGTCGAATTATGCGCGTGGCCGTGAGCGCTGGTGCGTTTCTCTCGGCCTGATGCACGGCGATGTGCCCGTAGCCGGGGTAATCAACGCTCCGGCTCTGGGCGAAATCTATACGGCCCAGCGCGGCGTGGGCGCCTGGATGAACGGCCGCAAACTTGTCGCCTCACCTGTGACAGACCCGAAAAGCGCCATGGTTGAAATGGGGTGGAGCGCCAAGGTCTCGCCTGAAACCTACGCCCGTCATGCACAGGCTTTTCTTGAGCTGGGCATCGCGCCACGCACTGGTGCCTGCGGCGCTCTGGCCCTCGCCGATGTCGCCTCGGGCCGCTGCGATGGCTATCTAGAAATCGCCATCAATCTGTGGGATGTCGCGGCAGCGCTGGTCCTGCTTGAGGAGAGTGGCGCGCGCGTCTCGCCCTTCCTGCGCGATGGCGGCCTGACCGGGGCGAGACCCATTCTGGCCACCGCTCCGGGCGTGGCTGAGGCGGTTGCACAAGCAGCCGGGATGGAACTGCTCTGA
- a CDS encoding LptF/LptG family permease, producing the protein MIPLNPSRSVLLMHLTRSFIGRTLICGAILVSMMEILGLLEMTTPILERHLGALGLVRYALLKLPALTVQTLPLSTLIGALFMLMQMTLASEMASLRAAGLSTTRLLTLLLPSIGIISVAGILTQEIIAPRTELSLAKWWNQTDPKAAGSGHGFWFHASGNVIHIDSFTEGGRRIQKIAVYHRANGGDLTATDTAPEMVYDTLTGWRAASVRSLVLKSNRVETTLRQDVSLLPARVTPDTLIQLSQSYPVLSCWSLWTILHRGGASSLPKATYRMALFAPFTLPVSLCAMLFLALPVIYIPPRTGTRSLLPIAALAAGFGFIVLQGLIQALGNAGTLPALIAVTAPPALAFLLGGAWIVKMEEK; encoded by the coding sequence ATGATCCCGCTCAATCCATCGCGCTCCGTGCTTCTGATGCATCTGACCAGAAGCTTCATCGGGCGCACACTGATCTGCGGGGCCATACTCGTCTCGATGATGGAGATCCTCGGACTCCTTGAGATGACAACGCCCATACTGGAGCGCCATCTTGGTGCCCTTGGGCTGGTCCGTTATGCCCTGCTGAAATTACCGGCCCTGACCGTACAGACCCTGCCACTCAGCACCCTCATCGGCGCGTTGTTCATGCTTATGCAGATGACGCTTGCAAGCGAGATGGCCAGTCTGCGCGCCGCCGGTCTGTCGACCACAAGGCTGCTGACACTCCTACTGCCCTCCATAGGCATCATCAGTGTCGCGGGGATTCTCACACAGGAAATCATCGCGCCACGCACCGAGCTTTCTCTCGCGAAATGGTGGAACCAGACCGATCCGAAAGCTGCCGGAAGCGGTCATGGTTTCTGGTTTCACGCCTCGGGCAATGTCATTCACATCGACAGCTTCACAGAAGGCGGTCGCCGTATCCAGAAAATCGCGGTCTACCACCGCGCCAATGGGGGTGATCTGACCGCTACGGATACCGCACCGGAGATGGTTTACGACACCCTCACTGGCTGGCGCGCTGCCTCGGTGCGCAGCCTCGTCCTGAAAAGCAACCGCGTGGAGACCACCTTGCGGCAGGACGTGTCGCTGCTGCCAGCCCGCGTGACACCGGATACGCTGATCCAGCTCTCGCAATCCTATCCGGTTCTTTCCTGCTGGTCGCTATGGACCATACTGCATCGTGGCGGTGCCTCCAGCCTGCCCAAGGCCACCTATCGCATGGCGCTTTTTGCGCCTTTCACCCTGCCGGTTTCGCTTTGCGCCATGCTGTTTCTGGCGCTGCCTGTCATCTATATTCCCCCCCGCACAGGCACCCGTAGCCTCCTGCCCATTGCGGCGCTGGCTGCGGGTTTTGGTTTCATCGTGTTGCAAGGCCTGATACAGGCTCTTGGCAATGCGGGGACCTTGCCTGCGTTAATTGCCGTCACGGCGCCTCCCGCCCTGGCATTCCTCCTTGGAGGGGCATGGATAGTGAAGATGGAAGAGAAATGA
- a CDS encoding LptF/LptG family permease, with protein sequence MMRLPHFPTLDRYLLAQLVPPFVVSLAAVLAALLLERLLVLFDDLAAEGSSLATFVALLTDLLPHYLGLALPAALCVSVFLIIRRMSDNNEIDALMASGVSLLRIARPYMWTGVAVGCGSILLYGYIQPVARYDFRSGFYYAAHSGWAPHLQAGMFATTADDSMLTADRVTRNGTVLHEVFIRQREPGGAVRIITAHRGLITAVPSLKQTRLDLWDGLIVYDPRDGSNKATQTRFDHSMKVFDQSHDTAVFRSRGIDERELTLVELATRLEASHQSDNQNGNGGITRSSLRAELDFRLARALAIPFIPPLAVALAIGAKRRRPIIGLIALALVLVGFDHTLQFGHGLVATGSMRGFFAIWLPEIAFCTVCLASIFRRSRGSWRRRKAIPLGPAKATS encoded by the coding sequence ATGATGCGCCTCCCCCATTTTCCCACGCTTGATCGCTATCTGCTGGCCCAGCTCGTTCCCCCCTTCGTGGTGTCGCTGGCGGCGGTGCTCGCGGCGCTCCTCCTGGAGCGCCTTCTCGTCCTGTTCGATGACCTCGCCGCGGAAGGCAGTTCGCTGGCGACCTTTGTGGCCCTGCTGACGGATCTGCTGCCGCATTATCTGGGCCTCGCCCTGCCTGCTGCCCTGTGCGTGAGCGTCTTCCTGATCATCCGGCGCATGAGCGACAACAATGAGATCGACGCCCTGATGGCGAGCGGCGTTTCTCTTTTGCGCATCGCACGCCCTTATATGTGGACCGGCGTTGCGGTCGGCTGCGGCAGTATTCTGCTCTACGGCTATATCCAGCCGGTTGCTCGCTACGATTTCCGCTCTGGTTTCTATTATGCCGCCCATTCAGGCTGGGCCCCCCACCTGCAAGCTGGCATGTTCGCGACAACAGCAGATGATTCCATGCTCACCGCCGATCGCGTGACCCGTAATGGTACCGTTCTGCATGAGGTTTTCATTCGCCAAAGAGAGCCTGGTGGCGCCGTCAGGATCATCACCGCCCATCGCGGACTGATCACCGCGGTGCCTTCGCTCAAACAGACACGCCTTGACCTGTGGGATGGGCTGATTGTCTACGACCCGCGCGATGGCAGCAACAAGGCCACGCAGACCCGCTTCGACCACAGCATGAAAGTGTTCGACCAAAGTCATGACACGGCGGTCTTCCGCTCGCGCGGCATTGATGAGCGTGAATTGACCCTCGTGGAGCTGGCAACCCGGCTCGAGGCGTCCCATCAATCCGACAATCAGAACGGAAATGGTGGTATTACCCGCTCGAGCCTGCGTGCGGAGCTCGATTTCCGTCTTGCGCGTGCGCTTGCCATACCGTTCATCCCGCCGCTCGCTGTAGCGCTGGCGATTGGTGCCAAAAGACGACGCCCGATCATTGGGCTGATCGCCCTTGCCCTCGTTCTGGTGGGGTTTGACCATACGCTGCAATTTGGTCACGGCCTGGTGGCGACGGGCAGCATGCGCGGCTTCTTCGCCATATGGCTGCCCGAAATCGCTTTCTGTACGGTCTGTCTCGCCTCAATTTTCAGACGCTCGCGTGGATCGTGGCGACGCCGCAAGGCCATTCCGCTCGGCCCGGCAAAGGCCACATCATGA
- a CDS encoding metallophosphoesterase family protein, with the protein MTGNSDTSPVVLAHLSDVHLPPPAPLPSWRAFTNKRALSVASWKRHRVHRHRPELATIVREDIVAAAPDLVLNTGDLTNFGLPEECAAAADWLASMPARTLVVPGNHDAMVRSNWPDHAGLWSKWMEDTDETSFPYCHIHGNVAVIGLNSAIPTPPFMACGRIGKTQREKLAQLLDETKILCRVVMIHHPPRAGLVPWRKSLLDHKAVATVIAQHGASIVLHGHSHDATLATVPGSEIPLVGVPSASLLSSRPWRQSGWNRIAITPTQEGWTIDLQTRQFTSDVGWRCSRHRRWQQHSELRGQIMKANEPR; encoded by the coding sequence ATGACCGGAAACAGCGATACGTCACCAGTGGTTCTGGCCCATCTGTCGGATGTTCACCTCCCCCCGCCTGCCCCCCTGCCGTCATGGCGTGCTTTCACGAACAAACGCGCCCTGAGCGTCGCTTCCTGGAAGCGCCACAGGGTGCATCGCCACCGACCCGAGCTTGCGACTATCGTGCGCGAGGATATCGTCGCCGCCGCTCCGGATCTCGTTCTCAATACGGGCGATCTGACCAATTTCGGACTGCCGGAGGAATGCGCCGCAGCGGCTGACTGGCTCGCCTCCATGCCGGCCCGGACGCTGGTGGTGCCCGGCAACCATGATGCAATGGTCCGCTCGAATTGGCCGGACCATGCCGGGTTATGGTCAAAGTGGATGGAAGACACCGACGAGACCAGCTTTCCGTATTGCCACATCCACGGCAATGTGGCGGTCATCGGGCTGAATTCCGCAATCCCGACACCACCCTTCATGGCTTGTGGGCGCATCGGCAAGACGCAGCGCGAGAAGCTGGCTCAACTTCTGGACGAGACAAAGATTCTTTGTCGCGTGGTCATGATCCATCATCCGCCACGGGCCGGGCTTGTTCCGTGGCGCAAATCCCTGCTCGATCACAAGGCCGTTGCTACAGTCATCGCCCAGCACGGAGCCTCGATTGTCCTTCACGGACATTCGCATGACGCTACGCTTGCAACGGTCCCGGGCAGCGAAATTCCTCTGGTTGGCGTTCCATCAGCATCCCTGCTGTCCTCACGCCCCTGGCGTCAGAGTGGCTGGAACAGAATCGCCATTACTCCCACGCAGGAAGGCTGGACCATCGACCTGCAAACCAGACAATTCACGAGTGATGTCGGCTGGCGGTGCAGCCGCCATCGGCGCTGGCAGCAACACTCAGAACTGCGCGGTCAGATCATGAAGGCGAATGAGCCACGATGA
- a CDS encoding MmcB family DNA repair protein produces MSDTQSPAPDDQAPPLDTQSALTLPETQFAIRRAMLGLCRTMRWACINEFSLPAAGRRADIMALTQDGMLHCIEIKSGPRDFLTDRKWPEYRDWCDRLYFAVDQAFPRDLIPQDVGLFVAHLPESPSTILPECAMIRESPLSKLATARRKTLMQLFGHGAALRLMALEDPAMTASLRAARRVE; encoded by the coding sequence GTGAGCGATACGCAAAGTCCTGCGCCCGATGATCAGGCGCCCCCGCTCGATACCCAATCAGCCCTCACCCTGCCCGAAACGCAGTTTGCCATACGGCGCGCCATGCTCGGGCTATGCCGCACCATGCGCTGGGCCTGCATCAACGAGTTCTCGTTACCGGCAGCAGGTCGGCGGGCCGACATCATGGCGCTGACGCAAGACGGGATGCTGCATTGCATCGAGATCAAATCCGGACCTCGCGATTTTCTAACCGACCGCAAATGGCCTGAGTACCGTGACTGGTGCGACCGGCTCTATTTCGCGGTGGATCAGGCCTTTCCACGCGATCTGATCCCGCAGGATGTCGGGCTGTTCGTGGCCCATCTGCCCGAAAGCCCCTCAACCATCCTGCCGGAATGTGCCATGATCCGGGAAAGCCCGCTCTCGAAGCTGGCGACCGCCCGCAGGAAGACCCTGATGCAGCTTTTCGGCCATGGCGCCGCGCTGCGCCTCATGGCGCTTGAAGACCCTGCCATGACGGCCTCCCTTCGTGCGGCCCGACGTGTCGAATAA